In a single window of the Anguilla rostrata isolate EN2019 chromosome 6, ASM1855537v3, whole genome shotgun sequence genome:
- the LOC135257813 gene encoding calreticulin-like yields MRTILVLASLVALVCAESTVYFREQFEDGDAWETRWLESKHKSDYGKFVLSAGKFYGDAEKDKGLQTNQDARFYSSSARFEAFSNAGKPLVVQFTVKHEQTIDCGGGYVKLFPSDLNQEDMHGDSHYNIMFGPDICGPGTKKVHVILSYAGKNHLINKDIRCKDDEYSHLYTLIINPDNTYEVKIDNKKVESGSLEEDWDILPPKKIKDPDAKKPEDWDEREKVDDPDDKKPEDWDKPEHIPDPDAKKPEDWDDEMDGEWEPPVITNPEYKGEWKPRQIDNPNFKGKWVHPEIDNPEYKADSEIYKYDDIGVIGLDLWQVKSGTIFDNFLITNDPKLAEEVGNETWGLTKDPEKKMKESQEEEERKKREEEDKAMKEETKDEEEEDEDEDEEEKEEEDEEEEEEEEETDSNLKDEL; encoded by the exons ATGAGGACGATATTGGTGCTGGCATCATTGGTTGCGCTGGTATGTGCAGAATCTACAGTGTATTTCAGGGAGCAGTTCGAAGACGGGG ATGCGTGGGAGACCAGGTGGCTGGAATCAAAGCACAAGTCGGACTATGGAAAGTTTGTTCTGTCAGCGGGGAAATTTTACGGAGATGCGGAAAAAgacaaag gTCTTCAGACCAACCAGGACGCCCGTTTTTACTCTTCCTCGGCGCGGTTTGAGGCCTTCAGTAACGCGGGAAAGCCGCTGGTGGTGCAGTTCACCGTGAAGCACGAGCAGACCATCGACTGCGGCGGCGGCTACGTCAAGCTCTTCCCCTCCGACCTCAACCAGGAGGACATGCACGGGGATTCGCACTACAACATCATGTTCG GTCCTGATATCTGTGGCCCCGGAACCAAGAAGGTGCACGTGATCCTGAGTTACGCGGGGAAGAACCACCTGATCAACAAAGATATTCGATGCAAG gATGACGAGTACAGTCACCTGTACACGCTGATCATCAACCCTGACAACACCTACGAGGTGAAGATCGACAACAAGAAGGTGGAGTCGGGGAGTCTGGAGGAGGACTGGGACATCCTGCCCCCCAAAAAGATCAAGGACCCCGACGCCAAGAAGCCTGAGGACTGGGACGAGCGGGAGAAGGTGGACGACCCCGATGACAAGAAGCCAGAG GACTGGGACAAACCAGAGCACATCCCTGACCCTGACGCCAAGAAGCCGGAGGACTGGGACGATGAGATGGATGGAGAGTGGGAGCCCCCGGTGATCACAAACCCAGAATACAAG GGCGAATGGAAGCCCAGGCAGATCGACAACCCCAACTTCAAGGGGAAGTGGGTTCACCCCGAAATCGACAACCCCGAGTACAAGGCAGACTCGGAGATATACAAGTACGACGACATCGGAGTCATCGGCCTGGACCTGTGGCAG GTGAAGTCTGGCACCATCTTTGACAACTTCCTGATAACCAACGACCCAAAGCTTGCTGAGGAGGTGGGGAACGAGACCTGGGGCTTAACCAAG GACCCAGAGAAGAAAATGAAGGAAagtcaggaggaagaggagaggaagaaacgCGAGGAGGAAGATAAGGCCATGAAGGAAGAGACgaaggacgaggaggaggaagacgaagacgaggatgaggaagagaaggaagaagaggacgaagaggaggaggaggaagaggaagaaacgGACTCTAACCTGAAGGACGAGCTTTAA